The sequence GCACCTTCATGAACCTCGTCGGCTGTCTCGACCGGCCGACGCGCGGCACGTATCTGCTCAACGGACGCGACGTCGGAAAGCTCTCGCGCGATCAGCTCGCGAGAG is a genomic window of Deltaproteobacteria bacterium containing:
- a CDS encoding ATP-binding cassette domain-containing protein; its protein translation is MGDVQVRALRGVSLSIATGEFLAVMGASGSGKSTFMNLVGCLDRPTRGTYLLNGRDVGKLSRDQLAR